Part of the Chromatiaceae bacterium genome is shown below.
GTTCCAGCGTCGCGGGATCAGGCGTGCTCATCAATGCGTTCAGATGCCGGTTGATGGCGCCGCGCTTGTCCGGCCACAACTGGAATCGGAAATCGCGCGAGAGTACCTGGATCGGGCCGAACCGCATGTGCTGGATGCCCTGCCAGGCGAGGAAGGCCTCGCGATAGCGGTCGCGCAGCGCCTGCCTATCGCAGCCTGCCTCGGCGGTGGCCTGCAACTGTGCGGTCGTGGTGGCGAGGCGCGCATAGGCCGGCACCAGGTGCCGTTCGGCGACCGCGCTGTTGAGCGCATTGGCAGGCATCGGGCCGGCGAGTGCCGGCAACGCGGCGAACAGACCGAGCAATGCGCCGGCAAACCACGGGCGTATCGACGAAGCGATCATTCAGAGGCTCTCCACGAACTTGATGAGTTGGTTGCGTTGCTCGGTCGAGAGCGCGACCACGGCGTCGCGCTGCCGCTGTGCCTCGCCGCCGTGCCACAACACCGCCTCCAGGGGACTGCGTGCGCGACCGTCGTGGAGGTAACCGCGCTGCCTCCCGTCCGCTATGCTCAGGCCGATGCCCCAGAGCGGCGCGGTGCGCCATTCGCGGCCGCCGGCGCCGCCTTCGACGAGGCCGTCGGCCAGGTCCTCTCCGAGATCGTGCAGCAACAGGTCCGAATAGGCGGGCGATGTCGGGCCCCCGTGCTGCGCGGGGGCATGCAGGTGGGGCGTATGGCACGCGTCGCAACCGATCTGCCCGAACAGCCGCCGGCCGGCGTCTACCACGGGATCCTCGGTGATGGGGCGCGCCGGGACTGCGAGTCGACGGGCGTAGAGACTGACCAGATCGACGACCTGATCATCCGCCTCGAGTTCTCCGTGCTGCGGGCTCTTGCCGTGCGGCGCGCGGCGACACGCAAGCTGGTATGCGGTGCAGTCGCCGGCACCGTCCGGGTACAGGGGCACCGCGATCCCGAGGTCGCGGGCGAATGCCTGCTGCACCTGTTGGTTGACGCTCGGGCTGCCGGCCTTGTGTCCGAAACGCCCCAGCACGGTCTTTCCGGTGCGATCGTCCACGACCCGATTCGGCCGCCCCGAGATACCGTCGCCATCGCGGTCATCCGGGTCGGCGCGTGCCAGTATGTCGCGTTCATCGACCGCCTCGAGCAGGCCCAGACCGATCAGCGGGGGTGCGATCCGCGGCGACAGACGCGTGTCCGGGTGCAGCGGTCCATACCCCAGGTCTTCGACGGTATAGCGCGGTCTGCGCAGCTCCGCCGATGTGCCATCGGCGAACTGGACGACCTCGCTGGTGTAGTGCACCGCAAGGCGGAACTCGGCATCGTGGCCACCAATCGCCAGCGGTTGCATCTGGGCGCCGTAGACCGGGTCTGGGCGGGGCGCGCCACGCGTGCTTTCTTTGGGGTCGTCGAGTGATGCAACCCGGCCGGCACGCATCACCAGGGCCGGTGTCCCCCGGTGCGAGGGGACGGGTGGACGAAGCCGGGCGTCTCCTGTGTGGCACTGGCTGCAGGCGCGCGCGTTGTACAGCGGCCCGAGGCCGTCGGCGGCTTGGGTCGAGGCCGGGGCGCTGACCCAGATCCGCTCGAACAGGCTGCGGCCCAGAACGAGGTCGAGGCCGGATGCGGGATTCGTGAAGCGACGCTCGCCGGGCTGACCGGATGCGGTCGCATCGGTCGCCGGTTGCGGCGACGCGCAGGCGACACAGCAGGTCAAACCGAATAGGCACAGCAGTGGGCGAAGAGGGTACGGCATGGTGTGCGGGTGCTTGGTCGGATCCGGGCGAAGGAGGCTGTGTGCAGGACTGGCAGGACGCCGATTCAGCGGTCCGGGCGCCCGTCCAATGCGGCTGCGCGCAACATCGCATTGCGTCGACCGCGCCGACTCGCCAATGCCGCTCGCACGAGGGCACGGCACAGGGCGAACAGACGGCGGCGCAATGGCCGATGGTGGGGATTCTCTGGCGCCGGCATCACGCGCAGGCGCAGGCGAGGCCGTCGGACGCCGCCCACTGCGCGGCGAGCGCCTCGTCGAGTATCCGGTTGGCGCAGTCTCGGCATCGCCCGCAACAGGTCGCGACCTTCAGTTCGTTACCGAGTTGTTCCATCGATGCGACGCCCCGGTCGACCGCCGCGCGGATCTGGTGGTCGGTGACCCCGTTACAGATGCAGACGTACATGCCTGGTGTCCCCTCGATTGCCTGTCTGAACAGAGTAGTAGAAATGAGAATGATTAGCAACTCTTTTACCAATACTGGCCAGGTTTTCGAAACGGTACTGCAAACAATCGCTTAGCTTGATGGTACCCGGGTCGGCGACTACACTCAGGTGCCTTGGCGAGCCACTCCGTCGCGGACCAGCCAGCCGTTGTTTCATCCGTTTTTCTCTGGAGGTACCGGATGCAAGGTGATCCGCAGGTCGTGCAGGGTCTCAACCTCTGTCTCAAAGACCAACTCACGGCGATCAATCAGTTGTTTCTGCACGCGCGAATGGCGCGCGACTGGGGACTGCGCGAGTTCGACGCCTACGAATACAAGCGCTCGATCAAGGCGATGAAGATGGCCGACGTGCTGATCGAGCGCGTGCTGTTCCTCGAAGGGCTGCCGAACATGCAGGA
Proteins encoded:
- a CDS encoding thiol oxidoreductase, with translation MPYPLRPLLCLFGLTCCVACASPQPATDATASGQPGERRFTNPASGLDLVLGRSLFERIWVSAPASTQAADGLGPLYNARACSQCHTGDARLRPPVPSHRGTPALVMRAGRVASLDDPKESTRGAPRPDPVYGAQMQPLAIGGHDAEFRLAVHYTSEVVQFADGTSAELRRPRYTVEDLGYGPLHPDTRLSPRIAPPLIGLGLLEAVDERDILARADPDDRDGDGISGRPNRVVDDRTGKTVLGRFGHKAGSPSVNQQVQQAFARDLGIAVPLYPDGAGDCTAYQLACRRAPHGKSPQHGELEADDQVVDLVSLYARRLAVPARPITEDPVVDAGRRLFGQIGCDACHTPHLHAPAQHGGPTSPAYSDLLLHDLGEDLADGLVEGGAGGREWRTAPLWGIGLSIADGRQRGYLHDGRARSPLEAVLWHGGEAQRQRDAVVALSTEQRNQLIKFVESL
- a CDS encoding (2Fe-2S)-binding protein, translated to MYVCICNGVTDHQIRAAVDRGVASMEQLGNELKVATCCGRCRDCANRILDEALAAQWAASDGLACACA